One window from the genome of Tachysurus vachellii isolate PV-2020 chromosome 5, HZAU_Pvac_v1, whole genome shotgun sequence encodes:
- the LOC132845484 gene encoding C-reactive protein-like, producing MKVHSKMNSGVIALLLLLSLALANCGNVLLFPQETDTAYVQLTPKKPLNLQAFTLCMRVASELTNNRETILFAYRTSQADELNVWQEKGYLLYLRSSGEGVMFKLPPLSVVPIHLCVTWESRTGATAFWVNARRTMLKIYRRGFSVSIGGAIILGQDPDLYLGSFDKGQSFVGEITDVHMWDSVLGGGQIKQLYEDQCQAPRGNVLDWNSLQYKINGNVVQVTGPEA from the exons ATGAAAGTTCACAGCAAGATGAATTCAGGAGTCATCGCCCTGCTGTTGCTCCTGTCTCTGGCATTAGCCAATTGTG GTAATGTGCTGCTGTTCCCTCAGGAGACTGACACGGCCTATGTGCAGCTCACCCCAAAGAAACCTCTGAATTTACAGGCCTTCACTCTTTGCATGCGTGTTGCCTCTGAACTCACTAACAACCGTGAGACCATCCTGTTCGCTTACCGTACTAGTCAAGCTGACGAGCTCAACGTGTGGCAGGAGAAAGGATACTTGCTTTACCTGAGAAGCAGTGGTGAGGGTGTTATGTTTAAACTACCGCCACTGTCTGTTGTCCCCATTCACCTGTGTGTCACCTGGGAGTCGAGAACCGGAGCCACCGCGTTTTGGGTGAACGCACGACGCACCATGCTGAAAATCTACAGACGTGGGTTTAGTGTAAGTATTGGTGGAGCTATTATACTTGGACAGGATCCTGACTTGTATCTGGGCAGCTTTGACAAAGGTCAGAGCTTTGTGGGTGAAATTACAGACGTACACATGTGGGACAGTGTCCTGGGTGGAGGTCAGATTAAGCAGCTGTATGAGGATCAGTGTCAGGCTCCCAGGGGAAATGTCCTGGACTGGAATTCTCTCCAGTATAAAATCAATGGGAATGTTGTTCAGGTGACTGGGCCAGAAGCCTAG